One Microscilla marina ATCC 23134 genomic window, CCTCGAAATTGCCGAGCATTTGATTCGCTCAGGTGCCATTGACCTGATGGTAATTGACTCGGTAGCAGCTTTGGTACCTAAAGCAGAGATTGAAGGTGAAATGGGAGATAGCAAAATGGGGTTACAGGCACGTTTGATGTCTCAGGCATTGAGAAAACTCACCGGAACCATCAACAAAACAAGTTGTTCTTGTATTTTTATCAACCAGTTGCGCGAAAAAATTGGGGTAATGTTCGGAAACCCTGAAACCACTACTGGTGGTAATGCCCTTAAATTTTATGCGTCTATTCGTATGGACATTCGCCGCATTGGACAGATCAAAGAAAGCGCCGATAATATTACAGGTAACCGTACCAGAGTAAAGGTAGTGAAAAACAAAGTAGCACCTCCGTTCAAAGTAGTAGAGTTTGATATTATGTATGGGCAGGGAATCTCTAAAGTAGGCGAGATTTTAGATTTAGGCGTAGAGCTTGACATTATCAAAAAATCTGGTTCTTGGTTCTCTTACAAAGGGTCTAAGCTCGACCAAGGGCGCGACAAAGTAAAAGCGTTGATCTCAGACAACCCTGACTTGTTTGAAGAGTTAGAAATAGCCATTCGTGCCAAAATCAATGGCGAAGACCCTGAGCAAGCAATCAAAAAACGCAAGGGCAATGGCAAAGTAGAAAAAGCGCCAGCCGCTGACGAAGCCAAATAACAAAGTTTTTTATCCCTTAGTTTATACAAGGTGTCGAGGTATCGACACCTTTTTTTATGTGTCTTAGTAGATTACTTGCTTGATATTGACCAATTTTTGTGGTAAATTATTGTCATAAAAAAAATAGCAAGATGTCGAAAAACCTGCCCATATCTCCTCACCAATTAGACAAACAAGCGCATGCTTTATGGGCAAAGCTCGACCATGTTCAAAATGACCACGAAACCAACCTTGCCCTGAAAAAGTCGGGCAAAATGCAGTTTTGGCAAAATTATGAGGCACTGCTTCATACAGCTAAAAAAAATGCTACATACCTTCAGGTGTCTCCCAAGCCCATCCATACCCGCCGCCCTTCGCCTCCTTTACACCTTACCGGGGTTTTTATGATGAACGACCACAAGCTCAAGCAGTTTAAGAAAAAGTACTTGTATGCCAGGCAACTACCCGATGGAGTGTTTAAATTATTATTGGCATTGGTTTTAATTTATGTCAATATCCCACTTGGAGTAGGAGCGTTTTTGTCGTTGGTTGGTTTTTCAATCTGTATGATTGCCTTTAAAGTATTGGTAATGTCTACCTCGCTCGAAAACACTATTATAGAAGTACAACCTGATAAAATTATCCGACGAGGAGCCAGGTTGGCTACTGCTTTTATTGACCTGGACAAAATTCAAAAGATAAAAGAAAGTAATCTGGGACTGATGGTTAGCCAAACCGGATGGCGACATAATATCAATTATTGGCTTTGCGAAAACAACTTTACTTCTAACTCCAGAGTAGTATATATACCCAATGTGGTAGAGTCTTATGACGAAATCAAGGTTTTTTTGGAAGAGAAACTCGCCTGGAACCAGGGAGCCATTACCTAAACTTAGAATATACTATGAAACCAAGCGTTTTACCCAACAATTTAGAGCAAGCAGCCCATACCATGTGGGCACAATATGCGCAAGCCCCTTCAGAAGAGAAATTCTGGGAGAATTACCAACACTTGGTCAGGCAGGCACAACAACAAAAACCTGCATTACCCACCCGCAAGCCCCTCCCTACTGTAAATAGTGCCCAACTAATAGGAAGATTTGTGTTAGACGCCCAGCAACATAGAAAAAACATCAAACAAATGTTGGTATTATTATTTACATCGTTGACAATATTGTTTTTAAGCGATTCAAGCACCTCAGAGTCAGTCATTGTCACAGATATGGGCGTTTATGAGTTCCAGTCAAGCCATGGAGGTGGAATGAGCTTTTGGTTTTGGGTAGTAGTTATGATCATTCTGATCCGCTATTTGAAGCTTACCTTTAAAGCCCACCAACTAATGATAGAGTTGACTCCCCAATGCCTTATTCGTTATCAGGGTAACCGAGAAACCAGCAAAGTAGTACTCAAAAATATTGGTGTACTCAAAGAAAACAGTCAACATTTGGTAGTGTTTACCGAAGGGGTGACCAGTGGGCTGGAACACAACTTTGAGAGGCAAGTAGTACGCATTCCTAAAAACCTGGAGCAATACCCACAGATCAAGTATTACCTGGGGCAGCTCAGGGCACAAAAAAAATATGTGTAGCCTCGGTTTTACAGGTGTTATTGATTGCCTGGCTCGTTACTCAGCAATTGGCGCAGCGAAGCAAAATGTATCAAATAAGCCATAGGAACCACAAACCCTGGCAACCATATATAGGGCAGGCAAGCAATAAAGGTATTGGCAGGGGCATTATGAAACACCCTAAACGGGGTAGGTGCCGACAAAATAGCAATGGTAACAATGGTTGTGACCAACCCTAAACCAACCACGTTCCAGGCTATAGCCCAGCGTTTGTGCAAACGTGAACGTGTAAAACAAAAATACCCTATAGGCAAAGCAAACACCGCCGTGAGCACGTCGTAATTGAACCCCTCAAAAGTCATTTGAACTGGAATGACCTGCTCAATAAACAACGCCCACAAGATAAGCTCCATAGGAATACGAAAAACCTGTGCATACACCAACCAGTGAGAGGGGAGATGTGCAATAATAGCACGACCAGTGGTGGAACTCATAAAGGCAATGATGCAAAGCATGGGTACTACAAGTGCTATAGCAAAACGAGGGGGAATGGTGGAGAAATTGGCAAAAAAGCCCAGGTAGGATAGGCTTCCCGAAAGGGCAAACCAGCCAAAAAGCGGCAACGTCATCCAGGCAAAGCGGCGAATGAATTGGGGAGTACTCAGCCCCATTTTTTTGAGCCCGTATTGTACGCCGTACAAATAGGCTACCAGTAGTGCCAAAGTGAGCAAACCAAACAATAATGAGATATACAGAGGGGGATGCATAAAGTGAGAGTGTTTGTTGATAAATAAATGATAATGCAAGATAATACCTCATACCCAAAGGTGCATGTACCAAAATTGCTAATTGTTTTTTAGGCCGCACTTTTTACTTCCTGAAACATCAAACTATCCAACCATCAAACTATCCAATCATCGACCGATACTGCTGAGGCGACACCTTAAACCGTTGCCTAAATACCCGACAAAAAGACGTAGCGTTTTCGTAGCCAATGGTGTAGGCAATCTCGTGAACAGTCATTTGGGTAGTTTTGAGCAGGCTTTGGGCATTTTCGAGGCGTATCTTTGCCAGGTATTGGTAAGGTGTAAGCCCAAATACTTGCTTGAACAAGCGCAAAAAATGGTACTTAGACAAACAAGCTGTTTGTGCCAAATCGTCGAGCTGAATAGTACAGTGGGCAAAACTATGTAAATAATCCAAGGCAAACCCCAGCCGTTTGTACAACTCTACACGAGTAGTTTGCTTGATAGGAGGCAGTTGCTCTACCTTCTTAAGTATGTTGCGGTGCAGCTGTAGCAAATACACCAATATTTCGTACAGTTTCTCTTCCAGCCATAAGTGTTCTTGAGTTGTTTTGCTTGCAAACTGTTGCCCCAACGACAAAGTATTGACCTGATAATGAGGTGCTTGACGGATGGCTTGAATCAACCCCATCAGGTACGCATCTTTGCGGTGCAATTGGTTATAAAACAGTAGTTGAGGGCCATTGATATGCCCGCTGTTTTGGAGTAGGTAGTCAGAAGGCAACAACAAACTCTCGTATACCTGCTCTACCAAACGATCGGCAAAATGAATATTGAAAGTTTCTACCGGGCGAGATGTTTCAATGGCTAAAGTGTAATGTTGTTGTTGATTGGTTACAAAAAAGAATGCCTCAGGAATTGTGACTTGACGATTGTCTACTGTACAATGACTCTCTCCGCTAATGTTCATAAATATAGACAGCGCCCCTTTTACGTCTGGACGATAGTCTTGTTGGGTATGCACGTTTAGAATAGCCGTAGGCCAACCTTTTTTGTTTTGATAACTTTGTGTGATAAATTTTTTAAGGCTGCCCAAGTCAGGAAACTGCTTACGAATCATACTACATTTATCAAGGACGATGTCTCTAAGTGATCTTTCATAAATAATTTGAGCCATTAAAGTGTATCTATTGCCCTCATTCTTCTCAAAAAAAAAAGCCTCATAGCTTTGGCTATGCACCGTTTTTTTTGAATCGTCTGAGAACAATATATTTTCTTAAATTGGCACATCTTATTTTTTCCAGATCACTAAAATAGGGTGTTTTTGATAAAATCAGTCATAGATATAGTTACATTTTTCTAAAACCTGCAACTATATCTTATAAAAACCTTGTTTTAAAGTCTATTGCAAAAAATAGTAATACAAATACCAACTAAATACGTCTAAAATCAGTAAGTTATATTGTTAAACCATCATCAGCAAAGTATTTGCTGTTACTTTACAAAGTTGCTCAAAATTTTGGCTAACTTTAAACAAGCACTCAACCTAATACCACCCCTGGGTAAAAAATGATAGCCCTACGAACTGATTGATAAGATATATTATGAAAAAACTAAGGTTATGTATTCTTATCCTACTAACCTATAACAGCACCGCTTTTTCGCAAAAACAAGTCAGAATAGACTCACTCAAGCAATTGTTGCAAACCCGCCTTGACGATCGGCAAAGGGTAGACGTATACAATCTGATTGCCCATGAGTACCGTTCCTCAGACTCTGCCCAAGTAGCTCATTATGTTTCAAAGGCAGTAGAGTTATCAAATAAAACCGCTTATTATAAAGGCATTGCTGATGCTTATTACCCACTAGGTTGGGTGATGATGCACAAGGGACATTACCTTAAGGCTGCCAAACTGTATAACAAAACCCTGGAAGCTGCCCAAAAAGGGGACTATAAAATAGGGAAAGCCAATGCCTATAACGGTTTAGGGGTTAACCAATGGTATAAAAATGATTTTAAAGCCGCCCTTCGATACCTGACCCAATCGCTTGAATGGCGTAAACAAACCAACGATCAAAAAGGAATGGCAACCAATTATAGCAATATCGGGCTTATTCATTCTATGCAGGGCAATTACCTGAAGGCGTTGGCTTTTCAGGATGAAGGACTCGAAATTCGCCTTAAGCTCAACGACAAGCGGGGGATATCTGCTAGTTGCGACAACATAGGCGCTATTTATACCAGTCAAGGCAATTACCCACAAGCCCTTAAGGTATTATACAAGGCTCTAAGCATTAACAAAGAAATTGGGGCTAAAAACGGAATGGCTTACAATTACAGTAACTTGGGACTGGCATATACCAAGCAAGGCAACTACCCCAAGGCACTAGAGGTATATACCAAAGCATTGAAACTAGATGAAGCGTTAGGCTCTAAGAGCAGAATTGCCCGCACCTACGATAACTTGGGCATTGTATACTCCAAACAAGGCAATTACCATAAAGCATTGGGTTTTTATCAAAAAGCACTCAAGATAAGGGAGCAAACCAAGGATAAAAATGGAATGGCTTTGAGTTATAACAATCTGGGGTTGATTTATACCAGCCAAAATAGTTATTCAAAAGCACTGGCTTTTTTTCAGAAAGCATTGACCCTAAACCAGGAGGCCAACGTGCAACAAGAAGTAGCAGCCAATCACAACAATATGGGGACGGTATATTATCAGCAGGGCAAATATGACAAAGCATTGTTGGTATATAATAAGGCACTTAAAATAAGTGAAAAAATAGGCAACAAAAACGGAGTGGCTACTGGCAACCTGAAACTGGGAAAACTCTCACTTAAATTGCGACAATTTGACAAAGCACAGGCATACCTGGAAACTGCCTTGAGTATGCGGACTCAAATGGGCGAGAAAGATTTGATGGCAGAAGCTTTTGTTCACTTGGGAATGGCTCATTACCAACAAACAAACTATACAAAAGCCAAACAGTATTTAGTCAAAGGAGTAAAGTCGGCAAGGGGAGTGGGCAACCCGGTCATTGTGCGAGATGGGGTAGAGGCATTGGCAAATGTATACCAGCACTTGGGTAACTACAAAAAAGCCTACGAGTGTCAGGTACTTTTTAAGAAAATGGCCGATAGCCTTTTGAACGAAGTCAGTATACGAAAACTTACTCACCTGGAAGCCAGTTATACATCCAAAAAACGCGAAGATTCGCTTGCCAAAGAAAAAGCTTTGCTCAATGCCGATATCAGACAACGCAAACTTACCCAACGCACCACTTACCTGGGGTTGGGGCTTACCTCTGTATTGCTGCTGGTGGCCTTGTTTTTTTTCCGTAGTAAGCAACGTGCCAATCGGGAACTCAACAGGGTAAATGCTGACCTGGACTTGTCAGTAGAAGGGCTAAACAATGCCAATGAGGAGATTCAACAACAACAAGAAGAGTTGCGCGCCCAACATGCCTACCTGGAAGAATCGTACAAAAACATTCAACTACTGACCAATATAGGGCAAGAAATTATCGCCTCACTTGATTTAGACCAAGTGTTGTTTACCATTTATACCCACGTAAACAAACTGATGGATGCCACTATTTTTGGCATTGGTATTTATTATACCAAACGGCAAAGCATTGATTTTAGGCTTGCCATAGAGAGAGGACAACGCTATAAACACTATTCACGTAGTACCTTAGACAAGCAACAACTTGCCGTATTATGTATTGAGCAAAAAGCGTCAATCAGAACCGGAAACATCCAGCAAGAATACCCTGAGTTTGTTGAAAGTTTTAACATTAATACTCCACTTGAAGATGGTTCGCTTGCACAGATGCCCCGTTCGGCAATTTACCTACCCTTGTTGCTCGAGAATGAAGTAGTAGGTTTGATAAGTGTACAAAGCTTTGAAGAAAACGCTTACACCGACCGCCATTTCAAACTGTTAAAAAACTTGTCTTTGTATGTCTCCATTGCCATTGGTAATGCACAAATGTTTGAACAGTTGGATAACAAAAACCAAGACATTACTGCCAGCATTACCTACGCAAAACGCATCCAACGGGCAATCTTACCCTTCGAAAAAACACTCAAGCGACACTTACCTGACCACTTTGTACTTTTTAAGCCCCGCGACATTGTTTCGGGCGACTTTTACTGGGTAGAGGAAGCCGAAGGCAGGGTATTTATTGCGGTAGGTGATTGTACAGGACACGGGGTGCCGGGGGCTTTTATGACTATTTTGGGCTCACAGGCTTTGACTAATATTATTATCCAGAACAAAGTATATGCGCCCAAACAAATACTTACCCGGCTCGACTTGATTTTGCGTTATACCTTACGCACCGAAGATACTCAGGTGCGCGATGGAATGGATATAGCACTTTGTGTCATAGACAAGGCTACGCAAACAATGCAGTTTGTAGGTGCCAAAAGCCCTTTGATGTTGGTACAAAACGGTCAGTTGACAGAAGTTAAAGGCGATACAAACGGGATCAATGAGCACCACAAACAAGACGAAAAAATACAGCTGACCGTACACAACATTGATGTATCAATGCCTACTACTTTTTACCTATACTCCGATGGTTACCAAGACCAGTTTGGAGGAATGTATGGGCGTAAATTTATGAAGAAACGCTTCCGTGAATTATTGCATAGTCTGTCGGCCAATGACATGACAAAGCAAAAGGAAGTATTGGAGCAAACCCTTTTGGAGTGGGTAAGTGTAGAAAGCACCGGAATTACATCTGAAAACCAAGAGCCAGGAGGCAAGCAAAAACAAGTGGACGATATTTTGGTTCTGGGGGTGAAGTGGCAACCTTTGGGCAGTGAGTCACAAGCTTCAAGCGACAAGTCTTATGCATAGTTTGCTTATCGCTTGAAGCTAAAACCTGACGCCTATTTTAAGGTGCCAACCTCTTAATTATCCATTCATTTTCACCTCCCTCATACAACAAGCGATCGTGCAAACGACTAGCCCTGCCTTGCCAAAACTCTACCTCGTGGGGCACCAATACATAGCCACCCCAATGCAAAGGGCGCTCTACAGTTTTGCCTTCATACTCAGCAGTGGTCTCTGCTACTTTAGACTCCAGCACCTCTCGGTTTGCCACTTCGTAGCTTTGGGGCGACGCCAACGCCGATATTTGGCTACCCCTTGGGCGAGTACCGAAGTAGTCGGCAGAAGTTTGGTCAGACACCTTTTTTGCCTCACCATAAATACGAACCTGGCGCTGGAGCTCTGGCCAAAAAAACGTAAGGCAAGCCTGAGGATTTTCTTCAAGCTCTGCGCCCTTGCGGCTTGTATAATTGGTGTAAAAAGTAAAGCCTTCTGGGTTGGTATCTTTGAGCAATACCACCCTGCCCGATGGTTTGCCTGCTTTGGTAGCAGTGGCAAGGTGCATGGCAGTGGGTTCGTTTACTTCAGCTTTAATGGCTTCCTCTAACCATTGGTTAAATTGAGTGATTGGATGAGCAGCCACGTCTTTTTTATGCAGTGAATGTAAAGTATAGTCGGTGCGTATTTGGGATATTTTTGCAGAATTGTCCATAAATATGTAACTTTAAAATTGTTAGGAATTAAACCTAAAAACCTATTTCTTTGCTTAAAATTAATGTTTGTGATACATAAACATGATTGATAGCATTAAGTTTTACTTAATAAAAATAAGTGTATTGTTGCCAAATTTGACTTAATTGCAATGATACAGCATTTAGCCAAGAATTAAATAGTTTTTTTATAGCTTTGCGCTCTTGCAACGCACCAACCATTTATTGGTTTTACAATTATTGTAAGTTTAGTTATGAGTACCGAAAACGAAGAAGTAAAATCTACTGGTGAAACCTCTCAGGATAGCACCCAGGACAAAGTTGTAACTCCTGAAAACACAGACAATACAACTGGTTCGAGCACCGAAAACACCACAGAAAGCACAGATACTAACAGTGATACTGCCTCTGAAGAGGTAAAAACTGACCCTGAAGCCACTACCGAGGTGCAAAAAGAAGCTGAGGACTCTTCCCAACCTGAACAATCTGCAGAAGAAAACGCTAGTCAACCAGAGGCAAGCAATGCTACCGCAGAAACAGCCTCTGCAGATGCTCCAGAAACAACCAGTACTTCTGCTGAGAGTACTTCGGAAACAACGCAAAGCAGCGAATCAACTCAAGAGGGCCACAAAGAAGAAGACCAGAAAGAAGAGAACCAAAAGGAGGAGGACCAAAAGGAAGAGGAAAAAGAGGAAGATTATAGTCAATATGACAAAGATGCTCTGGTGGCTTTGTCTGAACAATTGAAAGAGGAAAGTGACTTGCAAAAGGTCAACCGAACCCTTAACAAAATCAAACCTTTCTTTGACGAAATCACCAACCTTGAGCGTGAAGAAGCACTTGAGAAATTCAAGGCAAGTGGCGGTGATGAAGGCGACTTTGAGTATAAGCAAGACGAAAATACACAAGCTTTTTATAACAACTACAAAGAACTCAAAAGCAAGCGTAGCCAGTTTATAGCTCAGCAGGAAAAGCAAAAAGATGAAAACCAAAAAACTAAAGAGCGTTTGCTCGAAGAAATAAGGGCTTTGGTTGATTCTGAAGAGAGCCATAAGAGTATGGAGGAGTTTAAAAAACTCCAGGAACAATGGAAAGCCGTTGGTCCGGTGCCTCCTGCCCAATCTAAAAGCCTGTGGGCAAGTTACAATGCCCTGATGGAGCTCTATTATAACAAGAGAAGCATCTACTTTGAGTTAAAAGAACTTGACCGACGCAAAAATCTGGAGAAAAAACTAGAGCTTTGCGAACGCGCCGAAAAACTTGCCGAAAGCTCTTCTATTCAGCAAGCCATCAAAGAGTTGCACGAGTTGCACAACGACTACAAGCATATAGGACCCATTCCAAGAGAAGAACAAGACAAAGTTTGGGCACGTTTTAAAGCTGCTTCTGATATTATTTACAACAAAAACGTGAGTACTATCAGGAAATGAAGCAGAAAAAAGACGAAAACCTTGCCCTTAAACTTGCCCTTTGTGAAAAAGTAGAGCAAGAGTTTGCGGGTTATCAGTCTGAAAAAATTGCTGACTGGAATACTAAAACCAAAGAACTGCTCGAAATACAAAAACAATGGGAGGAAATACGTTTTATCCCTAAAGAAAAAATCAAAGAAGTAAGCAAACGTTTTTGGGGAGCTTTCAAATCTTTCTTTCACAACAAAAACAACTTCTTTAAAACCGTAGAACAGTTTAGAGAAGAAAACCTTGCCAAGAAAGTAGCACTTTGCGAAAAGGCAGAAGAACTGACTGCCAGCAATAAGACCCCACAAAAAGTGGCACAGGAACTCAAAGACCTGCAAAAAGAGTGGAAAGAAATTGGACCAGCTCCTGCCAAACAAAAACAAGCGGTATACGAGCGTTTCAAAAAAGTATGTGATGCCTTCTTTGAAAACCGCCGCAAAGAATACCAGGTACAGGAAGAAGAGTATGTGGTAAACCTGGGGAAAAAACAAGCGCTATGTGCCAAAATAGATGCGCTGGAAGGCGATGAACTGAAAGCCATTGATGAAAAAGCCCTGGAGGGTTTTGTAAACGAATGGAAGCAAATTGGTTTTGTGCCCAAAAAGGACAAAAAATCCATTGAAAAGCAGTTTGAAGCCTCAGTGTATGGAGTCATCAAAAGAATACCAGAGCTTGAAGACAGTCGCAGAGAAGCCTTGTCTGGTGCCCTGGATGTGGTGATGGCAAGACTTAGCCCTAACGCCTCTAAAAAGCTAAACCAAAAAGAAGGAGCCATTCGTAAGAAAATATCTAAGTTAGAAAACAACTTAGATACACTCAAAAACAACTTAGGATTTTTTGCTAACTCTAAGAAAGCAAACAAGTTAAAAGAAGATTTTGAGAAGCAAGTGGAAACGGCTGAAAAAGAATTGAATAGTTTGAAGAAGCAATTGAAAGCTCTTAAGAAAGCTGAAAATAATTCATAAATTATGAAAAAAATGTAGTGCAAAGCTTGGAGAGAACAGGTTTCTATTCTACCTTTGCACCGCATTTAAAGAAAACAGAGCAAGCCTCCTTAGCTCAGTTGGTAGAGCAACTGATTTGTAATCAGTAGGTCGTTGGTTCGAGTCCAATAGGAGGCTCTTATAAAGTATATGTTTTCTATAGCCTGTTTTTAATTAAACAGGTTTTTTTAATGCAAAAAGAAAAGGAAGTACAAGCCTCCTTAGCTCAGTTGGTAGAGCAACTGATTTGTAATCAGTAGGTCGTTGGTTCGAGTCCAATAGGAGGCTTTTTTAAATACTTATTCTTCCTTTCATTTCAAAAGGCAACA contains:
- a CDS encoding DUF349 domain-containing protein; translation: MSTENEEVKSTGETSQDSTQDKVVTPENTDNTTGSSTENTTESTDTNSDTASEEVKTDPEATTEVQKEAEDSSQPEQSAEENASQPEASNATAETASADAPETTSTSAESTSETTQSSESTQEGHKEEDQKEENQKEEDQKEEEKEEDYSQYDKDALVALSEQLKEESDLQKVNRTLNKIKPFFDEITNLEREEALEKFKASGGDEGDFEYKQDENTQAFYNNYKELKSKRSQFIAQQEKQKDENQKTKERLLEEIRALVDSEESHKSMEEFKKLQEQWKAVGPVPPAQSKSLWASYNALMELYYNKRSIYFELKELDRRKNLEKKLELCERAEKLAESSSIQQAIKELHELHNDYKHIGPIPREEQDKVWARFKAASDIIYNKNVSTIRK
- a CDS encoding helix-turn-helix transcriptional regulator, producing MAQIIYERSLRDIVLDKCSMIRKQFPDLGSLKKFITQSYQNKKGWPTAILNVHTQQDYRPDVKGALSIFMNISGESHCTVDNRQVTIPEAFFFVTNQQQHYTLAIETSRPVETFNIHFADRLVEQVYESLLLPSDYLLQNSGHINGPQLLFYNQLHRKDAYLMGLIQAIRQAPHYQVNTLSLGQQFASKTTQEHLWLEEKLYEILVYLLQLHRNILKKVEQLPPIKQTTRVELYKRLGFALDYLHSFAHCTIQLDDLAQTACLSKYHFLRLFKQVFGLTPYQYLAKIRLENAQSLLKTTQMTVHEIAYTIGYENATSFCRVFRQRFKVSPQQYRSMIG
- the recA gene encoding recombinase RecA, translating into MSNNNTTEKLKALQMTLEKLDKAYGKGTVMRLSDEKVVEVEVIPTGSLGLDIALGVGGIPRGRVIEIYGPESSGKTTLAMHCIAEAQKLGGIAAFVDAEHAFDKTYAEKLGINTENLLISQPDNGEQALEIAEHLIRSGAIDLMVIDSVAALVPKAEIEGEMGDSKMGLQARLMSQALRKLTGTINKTSCSCIFINQLREKIGVMFGNPETTTGGNALKFYASIRMDIRRIGQIKESADNITGNRTRVKVVKNKVAPPFKVVEFDIMYGQGISKVGEILDLGVELDIIKKSGSWFSYKGSKLDQGRDKVKALISDNPDLFEELEIAIRAKINGEDPEQAIKKRKGNGKVEKAPAADEAK
- the pdxH gene encoding pyridoxamine 5'-phosphate oxidase; the protein is MDNSAKISQIRTDYTLHSLHKKDVAAHPITQFNQWLEEAIKAEVNEPTAMHLATATKAGKPSGRVVLLKDTNPEGFTFYTNYTSRKGAELEENPQACLTFFWPELQRQVRIYGEAKKVSDQTSADYFGTRPRGSQISALASPQSYEVANREVLESKVAETTAEYEGKTVERPLHWGGYVLVPHEVEFWQGRASRLHDRLLYEGGENEWIIKRLAP
- a CDS encoding tetratricopeptide repeat protein; this encodes MKKLRLCILILLTYNSTAFSQKQVRIDSLKQLLQTRLDDRQRVDVYNLIAHEYRSSDSAQVAHYVSKAVELSNKTAYYKGIADAYYPLGWVMMHKGHYLKAAKLYNKTLEAAQKGDYKIGKANAYNGLGVNQWYKNDFKAALRYLTQSLEWRKQTNDQKGMATNYSNIGLIHSMQGNYLKALAFQDEGLEIRLKLNDKRGISASCDNIGAIYTSQGNYPQALKVLYKALSINKEIGAKNGMAYNYSNLGLAYTKQGNYPKALEVYTKALKLDEALGSKSRIARTYDNLGIVYSKQGNYHKALGFYQKALKIREQTKDKNGMALSYNNLGLIYTSQNSYSKALAFFQKALTLNQEANVQQEVAANHNNMGTVYYQQGKYDKALLVYNKALKISEKIGNKNGVATGNLKLGKLSLKLRQFDKAQAYLETALSMRTQMGEKDLMAEAFVHLGMAHYQQTNYTKAKQYLVKGVKSARGVGNPVIVRDGVEALANVYQHLGNYKKAYECQVLFKKMADSLLNEVSIRKLTHLEASYTSKKREDSLAKEKALLNADIRQRKLTQRTTYLGLGLTSVLLLVALFFFRSKQRANRELNRVNADLDLSVEGLNNANEEIQQQQEELRAQHAYLEESYKNIQLLTNIGQEIIASLDLDQVLFTIYTHVNKLMDATIFGIGIYYTKRQSIDFRLAIERGQRYKHYSRSTLDKQQLAVLCIEQKASIRTGNIQQEYPEFVESFNINTPLEDGSLAQMPRSAIYLPLLLENEVVGLISVQSFEENAYTDRHFKLLKNLSLYVSIAIGNAQMFEQLDNKNQDITASITYAKRIQRAILPFEKTLKRHLPDHFVLFKPRDIVSGDFYWVEEAEGRVFIAVGDCTGHGVPGAFMTILGSQALTNIIIQNKVYAPKQILTRLDLILRYTLRTEDTQVRDGMDIALCVIDKATQTMQFVGAKSPLMLVQNGQLTEVKGDTNGINEHHKQDEKIQLTVHNIDVSMPTTFYLYSDGYQDQFGGMYGRKFMKKRFRELLHSLSANDMTKQKEVLEQTLLEWVSVESTGITSENQEPGGKQKQVDDILVLGVKWQPLGSESQASSDKSYA
- a CDS encoding DUF349 domain-containing protein, which translates into the protein MKQKKDENLALKLALCEKVEQEFAGYQSEKIADWNTKTKELLEIQKQWEEIRFIPKEKIKEVSKRFWGAFKSFFHNKNNFFKTVEQFREENLAKKVALCEKAEELTASNKTPQKVAQELKDLQKEWKEIGPAPAKQKQAVYERFKKVCDAFFENRRKEYQVQEEEYVVNLGKKQALCAKIDALEGDELKAIDEKALEGFVNEWKQIGFVPKKDKKSIEKQFEASVYGVIKRIPELEDSRREALSGALDVVMARLSPNASKKLNQKEGAIRKKISKLENNLDTLKNNLGFFANSKKANKLKEDFEKQVETAEKELNSLKKQLKALKKAENNS